The following are from one region of the Nicotiana tabacum cultivar K326 chromosome 3, ASM71507v2, whole genome shotgun sequence genome:
- the LOC107773517 gene encoding putative indole-3-pyruvate monooxygenase YUCCA8, whose product MVNFNDQDFFSSKCVWVNGPVIVGAGPSGLAVGACLKEQGIPCIILEKSDCIASLWQKKTYDRLKLHLPKQFCQLPKFPFPQHYPEYPTKKQFIEYLESYARKFNINPRFNECVKFAKYDQSCKLWKVKTVLPNGSEIEYICQWLVVATGENAEKVVPDIEGLKEFGGEVIHACDYKSGEKFFGKKVLVVGCGNSGMEVSLDLCNHNAQPSMVCRSSVHVLPREIFGKSTFELAMFMMKWLPLWLVDKTILILTWFILGNIEKFGLKRPSTGPLELKNTQGKTPVLDIGTLEKIRSRKINVVPGIKRFSCGIVELVNGEKLEIDSVVLATGYCSNVPYWLQESEFFSNNGFPKAPFPNSWKGKSGLYAVGFTRRGLAGASADAIRIAQDIGIVYKQDLKQKKQKFPTHRGCISTF is encoded by the exons ATGGTTAACTTCAATGATCAAGATTTCTTTTCTAGTAAATGTGTATGGGTAAATGGTCCTGTTATTGTAGGTGCAGGTCCATCAGGACTCGCTGTGGGTGCATGTTTAAAAGAACAAGGAATTCCTTGTATTATCTTGGAAAAATCTGATTGCATTGCATCATTATGGCAGAAAAAAACTTATGATAGGTTAAAACTACACCTCCCAAAACAATTCTGTCAATTACCCAAATTCCCATTTCCACAACACTACCCTGAATACCCCACAAAGAAACAATTCATTGAATATCTTGAATCATATGCTAGAAAATTCAATATCAATCCAAGATTCAATGAGTGTGTTAAATTTGCAAAATATGATCAATCTTGCAAATTATGGAAGGTGAAAACTGTTTTACCAAATGGTTCAGAAATTGAATATATTTGTCAGTGGCTTGTTGTGGCTACAGGAGAAAATGCTGAGAAAGTTGTGCCTGATATTGAAGGTTTAAAAGAATTTGGAGGTGAAGTCATTCATGCTTGTGATTATAAGTCTGGTGAGAAGTTTTTTGGGAAAAAAGTTCTTGTTGTTGGATGTGGAAATTCTGGCATGGAAGTTTCTCTTGATCTTTGCAACCATAATGCTCAACCATCAATGGTTTGTCGTAGCTCG GTTCATGTTTTACCAAGAGAAATCTTTGGAAAATCAACATTTGAGCTAGCTATGTTTATGATGAAATGGCTACCACTTTGGCTAGTTGATAAAACTATACTCATTTTGACATGGTTTATTCTTGGAAATATTGAGAAATTTGGACTAAAAAGGCCATCAACTGGTCCTTTGGAACTAAAGAATACACAAGGGAAAACTCCTGTTTTGGATATTGGTACATTGGAAAAAATTAGATCAAGAAAAATTAATGTTGTCCCTGGAATCAAGAGGTTTTCATGTGGCATTGTTGAACTTGTCAATGGTGAAAAACTTGAAATTGATTCTGTTGTTCTTGCAACTGGTTATTGCAGCAATGTCCCTTATTGGTTACAG GAAAGTGAATTTTTTTCCAATAATGGATTCCCAAAAGCACCATTTCCAAATAGTTGGAAAGGAAAATCTGGACTATATGCAGTTGGTTTCACAAGGAGAGGGCTAGCTGGTGCTTCTGCTGATGCTATTAGAATTGCACAAGATATTGGCATAGTTTACAAACAAGATCTTAAGCAAAAAAAGCAAAAATTTCCCACACATAGAGGATGCATCTCTACCTTTTGA